In the Chromobacterium sp. ATCC 53434 genome, TGGAGCCTGCCATGCGCACGCAATCCGCGACGACCGCCGACGATGGCGAATCCTACTATTTCATGTCCGCCCATCGCAGCGTGAAAGCCACCGGCATCCACTCCCGCCTGCGCCTGCCGGCCTGCGACGGCGGCGATGCCGGCGGCGCCTTCGCGCGCGCCGCGGCCGACGCGTTCGCCCGCGCCCGAGCCGACGGCATCCGCGAACCGGTGCTGATGGGGGCCATCCCCTTCGACATGGACAAGCCGTCGGAGCTGTTCATCCCCCGGCAACACGCCTTCTTCGACCGCGAGGAGCGGCTGAACGCCGCCCGCCTCCCCGCCGGCGGCGCCCATGCGCTCAGCGCGCGCAGCATTCCTGACGAGCAGGGCTTCAAGCACGCGGTCAGCCAGGCCATCGCGCGCTTCGCCGACGGCGACATCCGCAAGGCGGTGCTGTCTCGGGTGCTGGAAGTGGACTTCGACCAGCCGGTGTCGGCGGAACAAGTGTTCGACGCCGCCTGCGCGCAGAATCCCAGCGGCTACCAGTTCCAGCTGCCGCTGGACGGCGGCGCCCATCTGATAGGCGTCAGCCCCGAGTTGCTGCTGCAGAAGGACGGCGGCCGCATCCGCACCTTCCCGCTGGCCGGTTCGGCCAAGCGCCAGGCCGACGCGGCCGCCGACGCCGACGCCGGCCAAGGCCTGCTGGCGTCGGCCAAGGACCATTACGAGCACAGCCTGGTGATAGACGAGATCCGCAGCGTGCTGACGCCGCACTGCGCCGAGCTGATGATTCCCACCCAGCCGTCGCTGCTGGGCACCCGCGCGATGTGGCATCTGGGCACGCCGATAGACGGCGCGCTGGCCGACCCGGCCATGTCGGTGCTGCAACTGGCCTGCCAGTTGCACCCGACGCCGGCGATATGCGGCTTCCCTACCCAGGCCTCGCGACAGCTGATCCGCCAGATCGAACCGTTCGAGCGCGGCGTGTTCAGCGGCATGGTCGGCTGGTGCGACGAGGCCGGCAACGGCGAATGGGCGGTGACGATACGCTGCGCCACCGTCGAGCGGCAGCGGGTGCGGCTGTTCGCCGGCGCCGGCATCGTCGCCGCGTCGACGCCGGAATCGGAATGGGCGGAAACCCAGGCCAAGCTCGGCACGATGCTGGCCGCCTTCGGCCTCGCCGGCACGGAGGCGCTGGCATGAGCATAGCCTTTACCCGATGGCCCGACGATCTGGCCGCCCGCTACCGCGCCGCCGGCTGGTGGAACGACCAGCCGATGACCGAGATGCTGCAACGCCAGCGCCGGGAGCGCCCCGACGCGCCGGCGGTGCTGTGCGGCGAGCGCGAGATCAGCTACGCCGAACTGGACCGCCGCGCGGGCAATCTGGCCGCCTGGCTGCTGTCGCGCGGCCTGGCCCGCCACGACACCGCGCTGGTGCAGCTGCCCAATACCGCCGAGTTCTACATCACGCTGTTCGCGCTGTTCAAGATAGGCGTCGCGCCGGTCAACGCGCTGTTCAGCCACCAGAAGCTGGAACTGTCGGCCTACGCCCGCCAGATCCAGCCCAAGCTGCTGATCGCCGACCGCCGCCATCCGCTGTTCGGCGACGACGCGATGGCCGACCAGCTGGCCGCGATCTCGCCGGCGCTGAGCGTGCGCCTGTTCGCCAACGACGGGCTGGAAGCGGTGCTGGAGCAAGACCATGCCGGCCTGCCGGACGGCGCCGGCCCCAGCGCCGCCGACGAAGTCGCCTTCTTCCAGCTGTCCGGCGGCAGCACCGGCACGCCCAAGCTGATCCCGCGCACCCACAACGATTATTTCTACAGCGTGCGCCGCAGCGCCGAGATCTGCGAACTCGGCCCGCACACCCGCTTCCTGTGCGCGCTGCCGGCGCCGCACAACTTCCCGCTGAGCTCGCCCGGCGCGCTCGGCGTCTTCCACGCCGGCGGCGCCGTGGTGCTGGCGCCGAATCCGGAGGCGCTGGCCTGCTTCGCGCTGGTCGAGCGCCACCAGGTGGATATCGCCGCGCTGGTGCCGCCGGCGGTCGCGCTGTGGCTGCAGGCCGCTCCCGGCCGCGAGTCGCAGCTGAAGAGCCTGAAGCTGCTGCAGGTCGGTGGCGCCAGCTTCGCCGAGGCCACAGCGCGCCAGGTGCCGGCGGTGCTGGGCTGCGCGCTGCAACAGGTGTTCGGCATGGCCGAGGGCCTGGTCAACTACACCCGGCTCGACGACGGCGACGACATCGTCTTCGGCTGCCAGGGCCGGCCGATGAGCGATGGCGACGAGGTCAAGATCGTCGACGAGGCCGGCTATCCGGTGCCCGCGGGCACGCCCGGCATGCTGGCCACGCGCGGTCCCTATACCTTCCGCGGCTACTACCTGGCCCCGGAGCACAACGCCCGCGTGTTCGACAACGAAGGCTTCTATTACTCCGGCGACGTCGTCGTGGCCGACGAGCGTGGCTATCTGCGCGTGGTCGGCCGGGTCAAGGACCAGATCAACCGCGGCGGCGAGAAGATCGCCGCCGAGGAGATCGAGCACCTGCTGCTGCTGCACCCGCAGGTGGCCCAGGCCGCGCTGGTGGCGATGCCCGACGCGATGCTGGGCGAAAAGAGCTGCGCCTACGTCGTTTCGCGTGAAGACGGACTGAAGTCGGTGGCGCTGCGCCGCTTCCTGCGCGAGCAGGGCGTGGCCGACTACAAGCTGCCCGACCGCTTCGAACTGGTGGACACCCTTCCGCTGACCCATGTCGGCAAAATAGACAAACAAGCGCTGCGCGGCCTGCTGGCCGCCGCGGCCGGAGCCTGAACACAATGAGCATTCCCAAGCTGAACGCCTACCCGCTGCCGCAGGCGGCCGACTTCCCCGCCAACAAGACCGCCTGGCGCGTCGAACCGGCGCGCGCCGCGCTGCTGATTCACGACATGCAGCGCTACTTCCTGGCCTTCTACGGCGAGGACAGCCCGCTGATGCAACAGCTGACCGCCCGCGTCGCCGCGCTGCGCGACTGGGCCGACCGCCACGGCGTGCCGGTGATCTACACCGCCCAGCCCACCGAGCAGAAAGCGGAAGACCGCGCGCTGCTGAACGATATGTGGGGCCCCGGCCTGACCACCGCCGACCCGGCCCTGCAGGCGGTGACGCCGGCGCTGGCCCCGCGCGAGCGGGACACGGTGCTGGTCAAATGGCGCTACAGCGCCTTCCAGCGCAGCGATCTGCAGGAGCGGATGAAGGCCTGGGGTCGCGACCAGCTGGTGATCTGCGGCGTCTACGCCCACATCGGCTGCATGATGACCGCCTGCGACGCCTTCATGCGCGACATCCAGGCCTTCATGGTCGGCGACGCCGTCGCCGACTTCAGCGAGGACGAGCACAAGATGGCGCTGCGCTACGTGGCCACCCGCTGCGGCGCCGTCATCGCCGCGGCCGATCTGACCGACGGCGGCGCCGAGGCGATCACCCGCGACTGGCTGAAGGCGCAGCTGCTGGCGGTGCTGGAGGACGGCGACGACAGCCTGGCCGGCGACGACAATCTGCTGGACTACGGTCTCGATTCGATACGCGTGATGGAGCTGGTGGGCCGCTGGCGCGAACAGGGCCTGGACATCGGCTTCGAAGACCTGGCCCGCACGCCGACGCTGGACGGCTGGTGGGCGGCGATAGCGTCCCGGCTGCCGCAGGAGGCCTGAGCATGCGCGGACTGGATTTCACCGGCCAATGCGCGTGGGTCACCGGCGCCGCCCAGGGCATAGGCCGCGAAGTGGCGGCCCGCCTGCTCGAAGCCGGCGCGCGCGTGATCGCGCTGGATCTGCAGTTCGACGGCCCGGCGGCCGATGGCGGCGGCGCGCTGCGCCAACTGCCGCTGGACATCCGCGACGCCGACGCCGTGGCGGCGCTGTGCCGCCGCTTGGCCGACGAGAACGCCCTGCCGGACGTGCTGGTCAACGCCGCCGGCGTGCTGCGCTTGGGCCAGCTGGACGCCCTGTCCATCGACGACTGGCAGCAGTGCCTGGCCGTCAACGTCAGCGGCCCCTTCTATCTGCTGCGCGCGCTGATGCCGCATTTCAAGGCGCGCCGCGCCGGCGCCATCGTCAATGTCGCGTCCAACGCCGCCCACGTGCCGCGGCTGGACATGGCCGGCTACGGCGTGTCCAAGGCGGCGATGGTCAGCCTCAGCCACAACGTCGCGCTGGAGCTGGCGCCGTACGGCGTGCGCTGCAATGCGGTGTCGCCCGGCTCCACCGACACGCCGATGCTGCGCGGCATGTGGCAGGACGACAACGGCGCCGCCCGAACCATCGCCGGCAAGCCCGAGGCCTACCGGCTCGGCATTCCGCTCGGCAAGCTGGCCACGCCGGCCGACATCGCCGGCGCGGTGCTGTTCCTGGCCTCGGACCTGGCCGGCCACATCACCATGCAGGACGTGGTGGTGGACGGCGGCGCCACGCTGGCAGCCTGAACCCGCGGCCCCGCCGCCAACAACGGATGCATCCGCCCCCCGAGGCGCATACCGTGGAGAACATCATGACTACGCTTGCCAAGCCGCCGCACGGCCTACTGGCGCCCGAGCCCCCCCACCCGACGCCGCCGTCCAGCCAGGCCGACTACCACGCGATGGCCAGTCCGATCGAACTGCTGCGCAGCCTGCCGGCCAGCCCGCGCGCCCACGCCTCGGTCCACGCCGGCCGCGCCGCGGTGAAGCGGGTGCTCAGCGGCGAAGACCCGCGCTGGCTGGTGGTGGTGGGGCCCTGCTCCATCCACGACCCGCGCGCCGGCCTGGACTACGCTGCCCGCCTGGCCGAACTGGCCGCCGATGTCGACGACACGCTGCTGATCGTGATGCGCGCCTATTTCGAGAAGCCGCGCACCAGCGTCGGCTGGAAAGGCCTGATCAACGACCCTTACATGGACGACAGCTGCTGCCTGGACGAAGGCATGCACATCGCCCGCCGCTTCCTGCTGGCCGCCGCCGAGCTGGGCCTGCCGCTGGCCGGCGAGGCGCTGGATCCGCTGTCCCCGCTGTATCTGGCCGATCTGTACAGCTGGATGGCGATAGGCGCGCGCACGACGGAATCTCAAATCCACCGCGAGCTGGCCTCGGCGCTGGACTGCGCCGTCGGCTTCAAGAACGGCACCGACGGCACGCTGGACGCGGCGCTGAACGCCATCGTCTCCGCCAGCGCGCCGCACGCCTATCTGGGCATGGGCCGCGACGGCCGCGTGGCCGTGGTGAACAGCCGCGGCAACCCGCACTGCCACCTGGTGCTGCGCGGCGGCGGCGGCCGGCCCAACTACGACTCGGTCAGCATCACGCTGGCCGAGCAGGCGCTGAAGAAACGCGACATCCCGCCGGCCATCATGGTGGACTGCGCCCACGGCAATTCGTGGAAGAACCACCAGTGGCAGCCCAGGGTGCTGACCGACGTCGTCGGACAGATCGTCGGCGGCAACCACGGCATCCGCGCCGTGATGCTGGAAAGCTTCATCGAGCCGGGCAACCAGCCGATCCCGGCCGACCTGTCGCAGTTGCGCTACGGCTGCTCGGTGACCGATCCCTGCGTCGACTGGGACACCACCTCGCTGATACTGCGCAACGCGCGCAACAGGCTGCGGCCGCTGCTGGGCAACTGAACCGCCCCCGCAAGCCATGCCGCCCGGCATGGCTTGCCCCCCCCTCCCCGGCCGTCTCCAGGCCGCCAGTCTCCCCCATTCAACTGCGTCAACCGGCGCTGCGGCCTGCCGACGCGGCAAGCCATCGCCCGCGCCCCGCGACAACCCGCGCCAAAGCTGAATTAAAAATTCTTGCTTTATTCTGTTTCAACAAATACATTAAAACCAACGCAGGGAGACACCGCCGCGCCGGCGTCACGGCCCTGCTCCGTCAGCGAGGCGGCTTGATCATGCCCGCGCGGTGAATGACTTGATGGGAGAGATATCAAAACCGGTTTTGCGCCGAGGGCGTTGAAATCCCTTTCGATGCAAAAACGAAAACCGCCAAACGCAATCGGCGGACCACCATTCGCCTGGCTTTAATCTGAACGCGCGGCCTATGCCAATAGATTTAAAAGGCGCTCTGTTTTTCCCCTTGACGGAAATCGCAAGCCAAATCCTTTTGAACGCGTAAAACGGCCTCAGACGAATTGCGTCAGGAGGTTTGATCATATTTGATTTCGGATGGGGAATTTTTGAAAATACATCGGTTTGCAAAAAGAACGACCTCTGCTTATAAATGCTAAAGGCCTGCGCCAATAGGCCAAAAAGCGCAATAGGTCAATATACCGGCTCAAACTACGACATCCAGCTTGACTCGAAAACTGTCCAATAGCTTGATCAAATAGAGGATTTGAAATACTGAAATAGGGATATAAGCGACTATCTCTCTGCGGCTTCAATTGAAAAACAGCTTACATAACTTCTATCGGCTTAAAGCCGGAACATTTGGGGATTCTATGGAAAATCTGCATCACAAGTCTGTTGGAGTTGGCAATGAATCGTATCTACAATGTCATCTGGCATCACCTGACACAGCAATGGACAGTTGTGTCCGAGCACACCTGCGCCAAGAAACGCCGGTCCTCTTCCGGGAAGAAAATCACCCCGATCATGCTGAGCCTGCTGGGTTGCCTGGCCAATGAAGCCACGGCTGCGCCAGCTGGCGGCCAAGTCACAAGCGGTAGCGGCAATATCCGGCAAGCCGGCACCACCACCACCGTTGTCCAGAACAGTCAAAACCTGGCATTAAACTGGAATAGCTTCAATGTCTCGTCAAACGAGACCGTCAATTTCATCCAGCCGAATCGCACCGCGCTCGCGGTAAACTACATTCGGGACAATTCGCCCAGCCAGATAATGGGCCATTTGAACGCCAATGGTCAGTTATGGCTGATCAATCCGAATGGGATGATCTTTGGCCGCAATGCCCAGGTCAATGTCGGCAGCCTGATCGCCTCGACGCTGTCCGCCGACAACAACGCGAACAACGGCACGATAAAATTCACCGGCTCCGGAACCGGGAGCATCGTCAACCAGGGACAAATCAATGCCGCGCAAGGCGGCTATGTCGCCTTCCTCGGCAATGCCGTCAGCAATCAGGGGACGATAAACGCCAGCGCCGGCGCCGTCGCGCTGGCCGGCGGCAGCGAAATCAGCGTGGATTTCGCCGACCATCAGCTGGTCAGCGTCCAGGTAAATGAAAGCACCTTGAACAATCTGGCGGAAAACCGGCAGTTGATCCAGGCCGACGGCGGCCAGGTCATCATGACCGCGGGGGCCCACGACAGCATCTTGAGCAGCGCCGTCAACAATAGCGGCATCATCGAAGCGCGCACGCTGGAAAACCACAACGGCACGATCACCTTATTAGCCGGCATGACCGCGGGCACGACCAGCGTGGCGGGCACGCTGGACGCATCGGCCCCCAACGGAGGCGACGGCGGCCATATCGACACCTCCGCGGCCCATGTCGATGTCGCGCCCGGCGCGAACATCACGACCAAAGCGCCGAACGGTTCGACCGGCTCCTGGACGATAGACCCGCAGAACTACACGATCGCCGCCAGCGGCGGCGACATCACCGGCTCGCAAGTCAGCAGCCTGCTGGCCAGCAACAACATCATCATCTCGTCCACCCAGGGCGCCACCGCCGGCAGCGGCGACCTGAATGTCAACGACGCGATCAGCTGGAGCAACGCCAACTCGCTGACCCTGAACGCGGTGCGCAATGTCAGCTTCAACAGCGGCGGCACGGTGACGAATACCGGCGGCGGCACCTTGTCGGCCAGGGCCGACGCCAATGCCAGCGGCACCGGCACGGTGATCATGAATGGCGGCAGCATCAATGTCAGCGGCACCGGCGGCGCGGTCAATTTCTATTACAACCCGGCGGTGTTCGGCACCGCGTCCAGCTTCAGCAATGTCACCGTGGGCAGCGGCGACAAGTTCACGGCCTATATGCTGATCAACAGCGCGAGCAAGCTGCAGTCGATGTCGGTCAACACCGCCGGCAATTACGCATTGGGCACCAATATCGACGCGTCTTCGATCAGCAACTTCACGCCCGTCGCGTTTACCGGCAATTTCGATGGCCTGAATTACGCGATCAGCAATCTTACCGTGAACGCCAGCGCCAATAACGCAGGCTTGTTCAGCACGGCGAGCAGCGCGGCGACCATACAGAACGTGACGCTGAGCAATGCCTCGATCACCGGCCACGCGGCTGTCGGCGCCTTGGTCGGCAACAACGCCGGCACGATCAAGAACATCACGGTCAGCGGCACCGTCAGCGGAAGCAGCGACGAAATCGGCGGGGTGGTCGGCTATAACACCGGCACCCTGGATCGCATCAACTCGTCAGCCACGGTCAACGGCACCGGCGTCAGCGGCGCCAGCGACTATGTCGGCGGACTGATCGGCTATAGCACCGGCGGCGCCATCAGCAATGCGTCGGTGACCGGGGCGGTCAATACCGCGGCGCATAATTACTATGTCGGCGGCTTCATCGGCTACAGCAACAGCACGATCAGCAACTCATCGGCCACCGGAAACGTCAATTCGATATTCGGCGGCTACACCGGCGGATTCATCGGCTATGCCGGCGGCGGAACGGTATCGACTTCCTATGCGACCGGCTCGGTAAGCGCCGGCGATTATGGTTACGACGATAACGCGGGCTTTATCGGCGTCAACTATGCGCCGATCACCAATTGTTATTCGACCGGCACCGTCAACCTTGCGCAATCGTGGTACAGCGGCAGCTTCGTCGGACAAAACCGCGCCAATATCAGCAATTCCTACTCCACCGGCAACATCACCGTCAGCAGCGGACCGGCGGCCGGCGGCGACGGGTCCGCCACCTATACCGACAGCGTCGGCGGCTTCGTCGGCTACAACGTCTCCGGCAACCTGAGCAATGTCTACGCGACCGGCAGCGTCACCTCCACCGGGCAGGGCGCGAACGGCACCTACTACGGCAGCTATTATGTCGGCGGCCTGGTCGGCTATGTCGGGTCGGGCAATATCACCCATTCCTACGCGACGGGCAATGTCACGGCCACCGCGCTGATCCGGGGAGCGGGCGGGCTGGTCGGCGAAGGCGTCGCCGGCACCTATACCAATGACTACGCCAGCGGCAATGTGACGGCGACGCAAGCCGGCTACAGCTCGCCCCCCAGCTATGTCGGCGGCTTGCTCGGCTATCCCGGCGCGACGCTGGTCAATACCTATTCGGTGGGCAATGTCAGCGTTTCCGCCGGCACCACCAACTCCGGCGGCCTGACCGGCGCGGCGACCACCATCACCGGCAGCTCGTTCTGGGATACCACGACCAGCGGCAAAGCCACCGACCCTTCCACCCACGCGGTCGGAATGAATACGGCCAATATGCAGACACAGGCCAACTTCACCTCGGCGACGGCGGCCAATGGCAACAGCAACCCGGCCTGGGATTTTTCCACTGTCTGGAAAATGGGCTCCGGCTCTTATCTGTACCCGGTATTCCAGACACCAGACGGACCGACCAGCACGCCCGGCGCCACCACGCCCGTCGTCGCCGCGGTCTACTATCCGCTGACCTTGTCCAACTTCTCCGCCAGCAACAAGGTGTATGACGGCACCACGGCCGCCAGCTCGATCACCGCCAGCCTGGCCGGCATCCTGCCTGGACAAAGTGTCAGCCTGTCCCCGCTGAGCGGTACCTTCGTCAACAAGAATGTCGGCAACGGCAAGACGATCACCCTCAGCTCGACCCCGACGCTGGCCGGCGCCAATGCCGGCAACTATCAACTGGCGCCGTATGTCGTCAACGCGTTCAGCGCCAATATCACGCCGCTGGCCATCACCGTCGCCGCCAGCGGGCAGAACAAGACCTACGACGGCACCGTGGCCGACACCGTGACGCTCTCCAGCAGCGGCGTGCTGGCCGGCGACACCGTCAACTTCTCCGACACCAGCGCCAGCTTCGCCAACAAGAACGTCGGCAACGGCAAGGCCGTCTCGGTCTCCGGCATCTCGGCCAGCGGAACCGACGCCGGCAACTACACGCTGAACAACAGCACGGCGACCACCAGCGCCAACATCACCCCGCTGGCCATCACCGTCGCCGCCGCCGGGCAGAACCGGACCTACGACGGCACCGTAAACGACGCCGTCACGCTATCCAGCAGCGGCGTGCTGGCCGGCGACACCGTCAACTTTTCCGACACCAGCGCCAGCTTCGCCAACAAGAACGTCGGCAACGGCAAGACCGTCTCGGTCTCCGGCATCTCGGCCAGCGGCGCCGACGCCGGCAACTACACCGTCAGCAACAGCACGGCGACCACCAGCGCCAACATCACGCCGCTGGCCATCACCGTCGCCGCCGCCGGGCAGAGCAAAACCTACGACGGCACCGTATCCGACACCGTCACGCTCTCCAGCAGCGGCGTGCTGGCCGGCGACACCGTCAACTTCGCCGACACCAGCGCCAGCTTCGCCAACAAGAACGTCGGCAACGCCAAGGCCGTCACCGTCTCCGGCATCTCGGCCAGCGGCGGCGACGCCGGCAATTACACGCTGAGCAACAGCACGGCGACCACCAGCGCCAGCATCACGCCGCTGGCCATCACCGTCGGCGCCGCCGGGCAGAACAAGACCTACGACGGCACCGTAAACGACACCGTCACGCTCTCCAGCAGCGGCGTGCTGGCCGGCGACGCCGTCAACTTCTCCAGCGCCAGCGCCAGCTTCGCCGACAAGAATGTCGGCACCGGCAAGACCGTCTCGGTCTCCGGCATCTCGGCGGGCGGCGCCGACGGCGGCAACTACACCATCAACAACAGCACGGCGACGACCAGCGCCAACATCACGCCGCTGGCCATCACCGTCGCCGCCACCGGACAGAACAAGGTCTACGACGGCACCGTCAGCGATACCGTCACGCTCGCCAGCGGCGGCGTGCTGGCCGGCGACGCCGTCAGCTTCTCCGACACCGGCGCCAGCTTCGCCAACAAGAATGTCGGCACCGGCAAGACCGTCACCGTCTCCGGCATCTCGGCCAGCGGCGCCGACGCCGGCAACTACACGCTGAACAACGGCACGGCGACCACCAGCGCCAACATCACCCCGCTGGCCATCACCGTCGCCGCCACCGGACAGAACAAGGTCTACGACGCCACCACGGGCGACACCGTGACGCTGGCCAGCGCCGGCGTGCTGGCCGGCGACACCGTCAACTTCACCAGCGCCAGCGCCAGCTTCGCCAACAAGAACGTCGGCACCGGCAAGACCGTCTCGGTCTCCGGCATCTCGGCCAGCGGCGCCGACGCCGGCAACTACACGCTGAACAACAGCGCGGCGACCACCAGCGCCAACATCACCCCGCTGGCGCTCAGCGTCAACGGCGCCGGCGCCAGCGACAAGCTGTACGACGGCGGCAATGCCGCCTCGCTGTTCGGCAGCATCGCCACGCTCGCCGGGGATGCCGTCACCCTGAGCGGCAACGGCACCTTCGCCAGCGCCCACGTGGCGCGCGACGGCAGCGGCAACGTCATCGCCCAGAACGTCGCCGCCAACTATTCCATCAGCGGCGCCGACGCCGGCAATTACACGCTGTCGCAGCCAACCGGACTCAGCGCGTCCATCCGGCCGGTCTCCGTCACCGCCAGCGTCAGCGCCGCCAACAAGACCTACGACGGCACCACCAGCGCCACGCTGAGCAGCCAGGGCGTCACCGGCGCCATCAATGGCGAAACCCTGGTCCTCAATGCCGCCGCCGCCAACTTCGACACCCAGGACGCCGGCACCGGCAAGACCGTCACCGCCAGCGGCCTGACGCTGGGCAACGGCACCGGCCTGGCCAGCGACTATGCGCTGCAAAGCACTACCGCCGCCACCACCGCCAACATCAACCAGGCCCATCTGAGCGTCAGCGGCCTGATCGCCGCCGGCAAGACCTATGACGGCACCACCAACGTCACCATTACCAACTGGGGCAATCTGAACGGCCTGGTCGCCGGCGAGACCCTGACGCTGGATCACGGCACCGCCTCGTTCAGCAGCGCCGGCAGCAGCGCGGGCACCGTCACCGTCACCGCTTCCGGCTACAGCCTGGCCAATGGCAGCGGCAAGGCCAGCAACTACGTGCTCGACACGCCGACCGCCACCACCCAGGCGGCGATCAACAAAGCCCTGCTGACGGTCACCGCCAACAACGACGCCAAGATCGTCACCCAGGCCGACAATGCCGGCAGCTACAACGGCGTCAGCTATTCCGGCTTCGTCAATGGCGAAACCGCCTCCGTGCTGGGCGGCGCGCTGTCGATCTCGCGCAGCGGCATGGGCGCCGGCAACGGCGCCAGCGACCCGGCCGGCAGCTACGCCAACAGCCTGGTCGCCAGCGGCCTTTCCTCGTCCAACTACGCCATCAGCTACCAGACCGGCAACTACACCATCGTGCCGGCCAATGTGCTGCTGGTGAAAGCGGCCAATGCCAGCCAGGCCTATGGTTCGGCCTTCAGCCTCGCCGCGCCGA is a window encoding:
- a CDS encoding isochorismate synthase MenF, with amino-acid sequence MRTQSATTADDGESYYFMSAHRSVKATGIHSRLRLPACDGGDAGGAFARAAADAFARARADGIREPVLMGAIPFDMDKPSELFIPRQHAFFDREERLNAARLPAGGAHALSARSIPDEQGFKHAVSQAIARFADGDIRKAVLSRVLEVDFDQPVSAEQVFDAACAQNPSGYQFQLPLDGGAHLIGVSPELLLQKDGGRIRTFPLAGSAKRQADAAADADAGQGLLASAKDHYEHSLVIDEIRSVLTPHCAELMIPTQPSLLGTRAMWHLGTPIDGALADPAMSVLQLACQLHPTPAICGFPTQASRQLIRQIEPFERGVFSGMVGWCDEAGNGEWAVTIRCATVERQRVRLFAGAGIVAASTPESEWAETQAKLGTMLAAFGLAGTEALA
- a CDS encoding (2,3-dihydroxybenzoyl)adenylate synthase; the protein is MSIAFTRWPDDLAARYRAAGWWNDQPMTEMLQRQRRERPDAPAVLCGEREISYAELDRRAGNLAAWLLSRGLARHDTALVQLPNTAEFYITLFALFKIGVAPVNALFSHQKLELSAYARQIQPKLLIADRRHPLFGDDAMADQLAAISPALSVRLFANDGLEAVLEQDHAGLPDGAGPSAADEVAFFQLSGGSTGTPKLIPRTHNDYFYSVRRSAEICELGPHTRFLCALPAPHNFPLSSPGALGVFHAGGAVVLAPNPEALACFALVERHQVDIAALVPPAVALWLQAAPGRESQLKSLKLLQVGGASFAEATARQVPAVLGCALQQVFGMAEGLVNYTRLDDGDDIVFGCQGRPMSDGDEVKIVDEAGYPVPAGTPGMLATRGPYTFRGYYLAPEHNARVFDNEGFYYSGDVVVADERGYLRVVGRVKDQINRGGEKIAAEEIEHLLLLHPQVAQAALVAMPDAMLGEKSCAYVVSREDGLKSVALRRFLREQGVADYKLPDRFELVDTLPLTHVGKIDKQALRGLLAAAAGA
- a CDS encoding isochorismatase family protein; protein product: MSIPKLNAYPLPQAADFPANKTAWRVEPARAALLIHDMQRYFLAFYGEDSPLMQQLTARVAALRDWADRHGVPVIYTAQPTEQKAEDRALLNDMWGPGLTTADPALQAVTPALAPRERDTVLVKWRYSAFQRSDLQERMKAWGRDQLVICGVYAHIGCMMTACDAFMRDIQAFMVGDAVADFSEDEHKMALRYVATRCGAVIAAADLTDGGAEAITRDWLKAQLLAVLEDGDDSLAGDDNLLDYGLDSIRVMELVGRWREQGLDIGFEDLARTPTLDGWWAAIASRLPQEA
- the dhbA gene encoding 2,3-dihydro-2,3-dihydroxybenzoate dehydrogenase, with product MRGLDFTGQCAWVTGAAQGIGREVAARLLEAGARVIALDLQFDGPAADGGGALRQLPLDIRDADAVAALCRRLADENALPDVLVNAAGVLRLGQLDALSIDDWQQCLAVNVSGPFYLLRALMPHFKARRAGAIVNVASNAAHVPRLDMAGYGVSKAAMVSLSHNVALELAPYGVRCNAVSPGSTDTPMLRGMWQDDNGAARTIAGKPEAYRLGIPLGKLATPADIAGAVLFLASDLAGHITMQDVVVDGGATLAA
- a CDS encoding 3-deoxy-7-phosphoheptulonate synthase, whose protein sequence is MTTLAKPPHGLLAPEPPHPTPPSSQADYHAMASPIELLRSLPASPRAHASVHAGRAAVKRVLSGEDPRWLVVVGPCSIHDPRAGLDYAARLAELAADVDDTLLIVMRAYFEKPRTSVGWKGLINDPYMDDSCCLDEGMHIARRFLLAAAELGLPLAGEALDPLSPLYLADLYSWMAIGARTTESQIHRELASALDCAVGFKNGTDGTLDAALNAIVSASAPHAYLGMGRDGRVAVVNSRGNPHCHLVLRGGGGRPNYDSVSITLAEQALKKRDIPPAIMVDCAHGNSWKNHQWQPRVLTDVVGQIVGGNHGIRAVMLESFIEPGNQPIPADLSQLRYGCSVTDPCVDWDTTSLILRNARNRLRPLLGN